The following coding sequences are from one Acaryochloris thomasi RCC1774 window:
- a CDS encoding SDR family NAD(P)-dependent oxidoreductase, which produces MADLFPLQGRTAVVTGSTRGIGLIMAQALIAAGANVVVSSRSETGAVCEQLERNALAPGTGQIMGTTCDVTSLGQVEQLAAKTIERFGQIDIWINNAGIASPYAQTLDIPIERWKRVVQTNLYGTYHGTTVALQHMLERNQGKIVNVFGAGDRDSRVDKYGYMSAYATSKSAVRRFTLVMAEEYKQTPISILGLRPGLVATDLMTKIEPLTDEAAQRLKGLSFALFLFTTPAEQIQTTIVKMVSSTTDGVSGQVYRCRVTVPTIVQRWIKRSR; this is translated from the coding sequence ATGGCTGATTTATTTCCACTGCAAGGTCGCACTGCTGTTGTCACGGGCAGTACGCGGGGCATTGGCCTCATCATGGCTCAGGCGCTCATTGCCGCAGGAGCGAATGTTGTGGTGTCCTCACGATCAGAGACTGGGGCCGTCTGTGAGCAGCTTGAACGGAATGCGTTGGCTCCGGGCACGGGCCAGATCATGGGCACCACCTGTGACGTTACCTCTTTAGGACAGGTGGAACAGCTAGCAGCTAAAACCATTGAAAGGTTTGGGCAAATTGATATTTGGATTAACAATGCCGGAATTGCCAGTCCCTATGCTCAGACCCTTGATATCCCCATCGAGCGCTGGAAACGGGTGGTGCAGACGAATCTTTACGGCACCTATCATGGAACAACGGTCGCTCTCCAGCACATGTTAGAGCGTAACCAAGGCAAGATTGTGAATGTGTTCGGTGCCGGCGATCGAGATAGCCGCGTCGATAAGTATGGCTACATGAGTGCCTATGCCACGTCTAAATCGGCGGTACGACGATTCACATTGGTCATGGCGGAAGAATACAAACAGACCCCGATCTCAATTTTGGGACTACGGCCTGGTTTAGTGGCAACTGACTTGATGACCAAGATTGAGCCACTGACCGATGAAGCAGCCCAGCGTCTCAAGGGGCTAAGTTTTGCTTTATTTCTATTTACGACACCTGCGGAGCAGATCCAGACCACTATCGTCAAGATGGTCTCTAGCACCACGGATGGGGTTAGCGGCCAGGTTTATCGCTGTCGGGTCACAGTCCCTACTATTGTTCAGCGCTGGATAAAGCGATCACGGTGA
- a CDS encoding DUF4079 domain-containing protein: protein MHLPSFMWLWRIAAWSMGLTVMLFFGLAAVGLVLRRQRLAPGARPQKWLRILHRGLGIALVLLIVNLLAIGLVGTLGHYGSLGHSWHLPVGLIVVALSFASAWSATRIHPQRPWARPLHLRINSLLFVALALVSLSGWSVVQKYMPQ from the coding sequence GTGCACTTACCCTCCTTTATGTGGCTCTGGCGAATTGCAGCCTGGTCTATGGGCCTCACTGTCATGCTGTTTTTTGGGTTGGCCGCTGTTGGTCTGGTGCTGAGAAGGCAGAGACTTGCTCCCGGTGCGAGACCCCAGAAATGGCTTCGTATTCTGCATCGAGGCTTAGGCATTGCCCTCGTACTGCTGATTGTGAATCTACTTGCCATTGGTCTAGTGGGTACACTGGGCCACTACGGAAGCCTGGGCCATTCATGGCATCTTCCGGTCGGATTAATTGTGGTTGCTCTTTCCTTCGCTTCTGCCTGGTCGGCGACGCGCATTCACCCTCAACGTCCTTGGGCGCGACCGTTACATCTCAGAATCAACAGCCTTCTGTTTGTCGCGCTAGCACTCGTTTCACTGTCGGGCTGGTCTGTTGTGCAAAAATATATGCCGCAGTAG
- a CDS encoding acylphosphatase, producing MVPSNSSTSSSAICQHAIISGRVQGVGYRYTTQEQATRLGLVGWVRNLPDGQVEAMVEGDRTQVQKLVDWLDSGPPAARVESVVIEEQSLQNFERFEIRRS from the coding sequence ATGGTACCCTCTAACTCTTCGACATCAAGTAGCGCTATCTGCCAGCACGCAATTATTTCAGGGCGTGTGCAGGGTGTGGGCTACCGCTATACGACTCAGGAGCAAGCGACCCGTCTTGGCCTGGTGGGCTGGGTCCGCAATTTGCCCGATGGACAGGTGGAGGCGATGGTCGAGGGCGATCGCACTCAGGTCCAGAAGCTTGTAGATTGGTTGGACAGCGGTCCACCTGCAGCTCGGGTCGAGTCAGTGGTCATTGAGGAGCAGTCACTGCAAAACTTTGAGCGGTTCGAGATTCGGCGAAGTTAG
- a CDS encoding GntR family transcriptional regulator, whose product MVQFQIQSDSEIPASTQLFNQICFAIASRQFSPGYRLPSTRQLAMQTGLHRNTISKVYERLETAGFVEAQMGSGIYVRALGQEPIPISKEQADVPVEELIEQSLDGFLQQGYSLGEVKSMLLAAIKERLRASSQLIVTVPQHDLGAGEIIVQELDLALSIPIKLIPLEELDASLQRRAAATIVTVRYFAKEAHDIVEARQDDDLKAFRVIPIDIYNYSDELELIKELPKEGRLGLVSLSSGTLGVAEVMISSLRGDDLYVMTAQCHDTQRLSALIRHSQTIISDRASCQTLRAAMAEAEPDLIRRPKVIYCKTYIDTQSVELLRRELGMEASPVKA is encoded by the coding sequence ATGGTGCAGTTCCAGATTCAATCCGATAGTGAAATTCCAGCGTCTACCCAGCTTTTTAACCAGATCTGCTTTGCGATCGCATCTCGACAATTTTCACCGGGTTACCGCCTGCCCAGCACCCGTCAGCTTGCGATGCAGACAGGGCTACATCGCAACACTATTAGTAAAGTTTACGAACGCTTAGAAACGGCAGGCTTTGTCGAAGCTCAGATGGGGTCCGGCATTTACGTGCGGGCGTTGGGGCAAGAGCCAATTCCGATTAGCAAAGAGCAAGCCGACGTTCCCGTTGAAGAGTTGATTGAGCAAAGCCTGGATGGTTTTTTGCAGCAGGGCTACTCCCTAGGGGAAGTCAAGAGCATGCTGCTAGCTGCGATTAAGGAGCGTCTGCGCGCCAGCTCACAACTGATCGTGACCGTACCGCAGCACGATCTCGGCGCTGGAGAGATTATCGTCCAAGAGCTAGATCTGGCCCTCTCGATCCCGATTAAGCTGATTCCGTTAGAGGAGCTAGACGCATCCCTTCAGAGGCGGGCCGCAGCCACTATTGTCACGGTCCGCTACTTTGCTAAAGAAGCCCATGATATTGTCGAGGCGCGTCAGGATGACGATCTGAAAGCCTTTCGGGTAATTCCTATCGATATTTATAACTACAGCGATGAGCTAGAGCTGATCAAAGAGCTGCCTAAAGAGGGGCGGTTGGGACTGGTCAGCCTGAGTTCTGGCACCCTGGGCGTTGCGGAAGTTATGATCTCTAGCCTGCGGGGTGACGATCTCTATGTGATGACGGCTCAGTGCCATGACACCCAGCGGCTGAGTGCCTTGATTCGTCACTCGCAAACGATTATTAGTGATCGCGCTAGTTGCCAGACCCTCAGAGCCGCAATGGCTGAAGCTGAACCTGATCTGATTCGACGGCCTAAGGTGATCTACTGTAAAACCTACATTGATACACAGTCTGTAGAGCTGCTCCGGCGTGAGCTGGGCATGGAGGCTTCACCCGTCAAAGCTTAG
- a CDS encoding dienelactone hydrolase family protein, with protein MADIEIHTQALKIPNGSLQIDAYLAVPSEPGPYPAVIVWQEIFGVNAHIRNVTERIAQLGYVAIAPAIYQRQAPGFEVGYSPEEVELGRQYKIQTTATELLSDAQATIDMLHTLEQVQNDCIASIGFCFGGHVAYLVATLPAIAATAVFYGAGIATLTPGGGPPTLTRTPEIKGTLYGFFGNQDVLIPNPEVDQIRQVLQEAGVEHRITQYPARHGFFCDQRDSYQPTAAADAWQQFQELLAGTFANR; from the coding sequence ATGGCTGATATAGAAATTCACACTCAAGCCCTGAAAATCCCCAATGGCTCGTTACAAATTGATGCATATCTAGCGGTCCCAAGCGAGCCCGGTCCCTACCCCGCCGTGATTGTCTGGCAGGAAATATTTGGCGTCAACGCCCATATTCGCAACGTCACCGAACGGATTGCACAGTTGGGATATGTTGCCATCGCCCCCGCCATCTATCAACGGCAGGCCCCAGGATTTGAAGTCGGCTACAGTCCTGAAGAAGTAGAGCTAGGACGACAATACAAGATCCAAACGACAGCCACAGAACTGCTCAGTGATGCCCAAGCCACAATTGACATGCTCCATACCCTTGAACAAGTCCAGAATGACTGCATCGCCTCCATTGGCTTTTGCTTTGGTGGCCACGTTGCCTATCTGGTGGCCACGCTGCCTGCAATTGCGGCTACAGCCGTCTTCTATGGCGCTGGCATCGCCACCCTAACACCAGGAGGCGGCCCTCCCACCCTGACTCGGACCCCAGAGATCAAAGGGACGCTATATGGCTTTTTTGGTAATCAAGACGTGCTGATCCCTAATCCAGAGGTCGATCAAATTCGTCAAGTGCTTCAAGAAGCTGGCGTTGAGCATCGGATCACTCAATACCCTGCCAGACATGGTTTTTTCTGCGACCAGCGCGACAGCTACCAGCCCACCGCAGCAGCTGATGCTTGGCAGCAGTTTCAAGAATTGCTGGCAGGAACCTTTGCAAATCGCTAG
- a CDS encoding Rne/Rng family ribonuclease: protein MSKQIIIAEQHRIAAVFSEDQIQEIIVATGSHQVGDIYLGVVENVLPGIDAAFVNLGDTEKNGFIHVSDLGPVRLKRSAGAITELLTPQQKVLVQVMKEPTGNKGPRLTGNLSLPGRYLVLMPSGRGVNLSRRIRNEEERNRLRALGILVKPAGMGLLVRTEAEDVPEDAIIEDLEMLQKQWESVQQQASSSRAPSLLDRDDDFVQRVLRDVYSDDVNRIVIDSSPGLKRVKQHLMSWNESRLPQGVLVDQHHEAASILEYFRVNAAIREALKPRVDLPSGGYIIIERTEALTVVDVNSGSFTRSATARETVLWTNCEAATEIARQLRLRNIAGVIIIDFIDMDSRRDQLQVLEHFNKAIKPDKSRPQIAQLSELGLVELTRKRQGQNIYELFGQPCPTCGGLGHLAHLPGSDPEEVGESVERSAPRRSSRRAAPSLPDVGSPSLDPSKNLQELDLTNHPSYQEQGTRKRRRRARLGDSLSRTSSRMRSGSEKKPPKPAESNGVVLPTKTSPDRSRPSRSETSRKQEEAPPELISITMTAEEQIVYGFMGISPLALYDGTIKNPKSVTVDVCLPGEEKTPPVKVVSLKDKTDDSTPEAEATPQAESKPRRGRRSKSESPAPPIKVSDVAPATATEVPAVISESDTTSPEVSTQEAVVEELRAEEIKTEVPKADPKRRRRRRSSSAKSTGAKQLSLETDS, encoded by the coding sequence ATATCTATCTCGGGGTCGTTGAGAATGTCTTGCCCGGTATTGATGCCGCCTTCGTCAACCTAGGCGACACCGAAAAGAACGGTTTTATCCACGTGAGTGACCTCGGACCGGTACGTCTGAAGCGCTCTGCTGGCGCAATTACCGAGCTACTGACGCCTCAGCAAAAAGTGCTGGTGCAGGTGATGAAAGAGCCCACCGGCAATAAAGGACCGCGTCTAACGGGGAACCTCTCACTGCCAGGACGGTATCTCGTCTTAATGCCCTCAGGCCGAGGCGTTAACCTCTCGCGCCGGATTCGCAATGAAGAAGAGCGTAATCGACTACGCGCCCTCGGTATTTTAGTGAAGCCTGCCGGTATGGGCCTATTGGTGCGGACCGAAGCCGAAGATGTGCCTGAAGACGCGATCATCGAAGATCTAGAAATGCTGCAGAAGCAATGGGAATCTGTGCAGCAGCAGGCTAGTTCTTCCCGCGCTCCTTCATTGCTAGATCGAGATGACGATTTCGTCCAGCGGGTGTTGAGAGACGTTTACAGCGATGACGTTAACCGGATCGTGATTGATTCGAGTCCCGGCCTCAAGCGCGTTAAACAGCACCTGATGTCCTGGAATGAAAGTCGGTTGCCCCAGGGGGTACTCGTTGACCAGCATCACGAAGCAGCGTCCATTCTGGAGTACTTCCGCGTCAACGCTGCCATTCGCGAAGCCCTTAAGCCGAGGGTTGATTTACCCTCCGGTGGTTACATCATCATTGAACGCACCGAAGCGCTAACGGTGGTAGACGTCAACTCTGGCTCCTTCACGCGGTCGGCCACCGCCCGAGAAACCGTGCTGTGGACTAATTGTGAAGCCGCCACCGAGATTGCCCGTCAGTTACGGCTGCGTAACATCGCCGGGGTGATTATCATTGACTTCATTGATATGGACTCGCGCCGAGATCAGCTCCAGGTGCTGGAGCACTTCAATAAAGCCATTAAACCCGACAAGTCGCGCCCTCAGATTGCCCAGCTTTCTGAACTTGGCCTTGTTGAGCTGACTCGCAAGCGGCAGGGACAAAACATCTATGAGCTGTTTGGCCAGCCCTGCCCCACCTGCGGTGGACTCGGTCATCTTGCACATTTACCGGGTTCTGACCCAGAAGAAGTGGGCGAATCCGTTGAACGCTCCGCCCCCCGACGCTCCTCGCGGCGAGCGGCTCCTTCGCTTCCTGATGTAGGCTCGCCATCGCTGGACCCCTCTAAGAATTTACAGGAGCTAGATTTAACCAATCATCCTAGCTATCAGGAGCAGGGGACTCGCAAACGACGGCGACGGGCCAGACTCGGCGATAGTCTATCTCGCACCTCTTCGCGGATGCGGTCTGGATCTGAGAAAAAGCCGCCTAAGCCTGCTGAATCTAATGGCGTCGTATTGCCGACGAAGACTAGCCCTGACCGCTCCCGACCCAGCCGTTCAGAGACCAGTAGAAAGCAGGAAGAAGCGCCCCCCGAGCTCATTAGCATCACCATGACCGCTGAGGAACAGATTGTCTACGGGTTCATGGGCATCTCACCTTTGGCACTGTATGACGGCACCATTAAAAATCCGAAGTCGGTGACCGTTGATGTTTGTTTGCCTGGTGAAGAGAAAACACCTCCGGTCAAAGTTGTGTCTTTGAAGGATAAAACAGACGATTCAACGCCTGAGGCCGAGGCTACGCCTCAAGCGGAGTCTAAACCTAGGCGAGGACGCAGATCTAAGTCAGAGTCACCCGCACCCCCGATCAAGGTCTCGGATGTCGCCCCTGCGACGGCGACCGAGGTGCCTGCTGTGATCTCAGAGTCAGATACGACATCCCCAGAAGTCTCGACGCAGGAAGCTGTGGTTGAGGAACTCAGGGCCGAGGAAATTAAGACAGAGGTGCCTAAAGCTGATCCCAAACGCCGCCGCCGTCGCCGTTCTTCCAGCGCCAAGTCTACAGGGGCCAAACAGCTCTCACTGGAGACAGATAGCTAG